A single genomic interval of Vicia villosa cultivar HV-30 ecotype Madison, WI unplaced genomic scaffold, Vvil1.0 ctg.000371F_1_1, whole genome shotgun sequence harbors:
- the LOC131627605 gene encoding uncharacterized protein LOC131627605, with product MNCHNVYPDWCNTCAIGCHANWTWGNKDIYADNHTRPLNNESIIADIIKYYKNAIIMQKQIVDKQLREDTICWSPPKPDFVKLNIDGSCGKDNYSGCGGVIRDSRGNWICGFCKFLGTCNAFMVEAWEVFTGLNLTLTRSYTKVIVNMDAKRVRDAIMQKDNHDYTSLALIRQIHLLMAKLDVVILEYTFWEANVIADDFAKTTRVWQNGFCIFKDLPKHIANLILKDSLGLATSRVVAV from the coding sequence ATGAACTGTCATAATGTTTATCCGGATTGGTGCAATACATGTGCCATCGGGTGTCATGCTAATTGGACTTGGGGTAATAAAGACATTTATGCCGATAATCATACAAGACCGCTTAATAATGAAAGCATCATTGCTGACATAATTAAGTACTACAAGAATGCAATTATAATGCAGAAGCAGATTGTAGACAAGCAGCTAAGGGAAGATACAATCTGTTGGAGCCCCCCAAAGCCGGATTTTGTAAAGCTTAATATCGACGGATCCTGTGGAAAAGATAATTATTCAGGTTGTGGGGGTGTTATTCGAGACAGTAGGGGCAACTGGATTTGTGGCTTTTGCAAGTTTCTTGGCACGTGTAATGCGTTCATGGTGGAGGCTTGGGAAGTTTTTACTGGTCTAAATCTCACGCTAACCAGAAGTTACACGAAAGTCATCGTGAATATGGATGCTAAGAGGGTGAGAGATGCAATTatgcagaaggataatcatgatTACACTAGTTTGGCCTTAATCCGTCAAATTCACTTGCTTATGGCCAAGCTCGACGTGGTGATTCTAGAGTATACGTTTTGGGAAGCCAATGTCATTGCAGATGATTTTGCTAAAACGACGAGAGTTTGGCAGAATGGTTTTTGCATTTTTAAAGATCTCCCCAAACATATCGCGAATTTGATTCTGAAAGACTCCCTTGGTCTAGCTACCTCTAGAGTTGTAGCAGTgtag
- the LOC131627606 gene encoding protein FAR1-RELATED SEQUENCE 5-like, with protein sequence MGCYNGESQKNYELFGDVLAFDATYKKNKYRCPFVVFSGVNHHNQTIIFATAIVSNEVEGTYVWLLEQFLVAMKGKTPLSVITDGDVAMRNAIRKVFPNSYHRLCAWHLLRNAISYISNPNFIPVFKKLMLGDHDVWKFESLWNEMLDRFGLEDNNWINELYQKRKMWATAHIRGNFFAGIRTTSRCEAFHSHMGQFVHSKMNMTDFVKQFHRCVAYFRFREVQADFESQYGQAVLHTNLRALERSASKHWTKEIFEMVRSVMRKVTLTSVLDIQDMASVTIYAMTKYKDEGHGWRVSHCPSNNDFRCSCLRMESIGIPCEHIVAVMFYLNIVEFPENLVLNCWSLYAKESISGSYEDGSHYWDSHLVARHATLVNLSKEVADLSYMDVDDYKKYLEYLTTELCRLKLKCNNEDVPDNIHVEEELVNILNPSCSRSKGCGPGTVGTSERRRRTQTCGICGAAGHNRRCYPTLGSDGEPPADSSLQSASVRLSSDYGFSV encoded by the coding sequence atggggtgttacaacggtGAGAGTCAAAAGAATTATGAACTGTTTGGTGATGTGCTTGCTTTTGATGCTACATACAAGAAAAATAAGTACAGGTGCCCATTTGTTGTTTTTTCTGGTGTTAATCACCATAACCAGACGATTATATTTGCTACTGCCATAGTTTCAAATGAGGTTGAAGGGACATATGTATGGTTGCTGGAGCAGTTTTTGGTTGCAATGAAAGGTAAGACACCTTTATCTGTAATAACGGACGGTGATGTTGCTATGAGAAATGCAATCAGGAAAGTCTTTCCCAACAGTTACCACAGGTTATGTGCATGGCATCTCCTACGAAATGCAATTTCCTACATTAGCAATCCCAATTTCATCCctgttttcaaaaaattaatgCTTGGTGATCATGATGTTTGGAAATTTGAGAGTCTGTGGAATGAAATGTTAGATAGGTTTGGGTTAGAAGATAATAATTGGATCAATGAATTGTACCAGAAAAGGAAGATGTGGGCAACAGCTCATATTAGGGGAAATTTCTTTGCAGGAATAAGAACGACATCACGGTGCGAAGCATTTCATAGTCATATGGGACAGTTTGTACACTCGAAGATGAATATGACTGATTTTGTTAAGCAGTTCCATAGGTGTGTGGCATATTTTCGATTTAGAGAGGTTCAAGCTGATTTTGAATCCCAATATGGACAGGCAGTGTTGCATACCAATCTTAGGGCGCTTGAGAGGTCAGCATCAAAGCACTGGACAAAAGAGATATTTGAAATGGTACGATCTGTTATGAGAAAGGTAACCTTAACATCTGTATTAGATATTCAAGATATGGCATCAGTTACCATTTATGCAATGACAAAATACAAAGACGAAGGGCATGGATGGCGTGTTTCCCACTGTCCATCGAATAACGATTTCAGATGCTCGTGTCTTAGAATGGAATCCATTGGGATTCCTTGTGAGCACATTGTTGCTGTGATGTTTTATCTTAATATTGTAGAATTTCCTGAGAATCTTGTGTTGAATTGTTGGTCATTATATGCGAAGGAGTCTATTAGTGGAAGTTATGAAGATGGTTCCCACTACTGGGATTCACATTTGGTTGCTAGACACGCTACTTTGGTGAATCTTAGTAAGGAGGTCGCTGACTTGTCATATATGGATGTTGATGAttacaaaaaatatttagaatatcTGACTACTGAACTTTGTAGGCTTAAATTGAAGTGCAACAATGAAGATGTTCCAGATAACATACATGTTGAAGAGGAGTTGGTGAATATACTTAACCCTTCAtgttcaagaagcaagggttgtGGACCAGGTACTGTTGGTACATCAGAGAGACGCAGGCGGACACAGACGTGTGGAATATGCGGTGCAGCTGGTCACAACAGAAGATGTTACCCTACTCTTGGATCAGATGGAGAGCCTCCTGCAGATAGTTCTTTACAATCAGCATCTGTAAGGTTAAGTAGTGACTATGGATTTTCAGTTTGA